A stretch of the Hyperolius riggenbachi isolate aHypRig1 chromosome 11, aHypRig1.pri, whole genome shotgun sequence genome encodes the following:
- the LOC137537790 gene encoding posterior protein-like, with the protein MAANEEIDSSRFTLCKIKKKMKNVMKLVQMFNSLIIGEANESHVTTDVQSASQICAVQQQSEGCSNCDILAEYLEELEKQLEFRTQQMLEMQRKKLISVVTKSGTDTDPTVSPLRAPPSGCPSKQHVFPDPLTCVEGDSSMNAESKEDEEEELTHRELIKKEMLDRARKLKLKIHDQLMKIFKMLPPFNKSLDAVELITIFEDFTDRFNLSQLQKNTVLRLWLPSHMSKRLEPSVILSAGGDERHHTEDDRLRQLLKFMTGDEVPNLDLLESLKATLETDPFEFKQKFLKIYNMLFTVEEESDLALRKAFVKKFQYLDPISATIAVEKENLNQIAAFIDKIRRQIRTKNIKAKISANKNVEMQGGDLGKVSFTKPADAAPCRNEKEKQSYQRSPMVCYYCNKPGHTKWKCFRFLNDVQMRKNFGKENGLVNFQSKPSAPAAEVEVQASSPYAPLKQLHEIKISYDGNDDNDRFQSVGLLKTP; encoded by the coding sequence ATGGCTGCTAATGAAGAAATAGATTCTTCTAGATTTACTTTGTGTaagattaaaaagaaaatgaaaaatgtaatGAAGTTAGTACAGATGTTCAATTCTTTGATTATTGGTGAGGCAAATGAGTCACATGTTACCACAGACGTGCAATCTGCATCTCAGATTTGTGCGGTTCAGCAGCAGTCAGAGGGCTGTTCAAACTGTGACATTTTAGCAGAATACTTAGAAGAATTGGAGAAGCAATTAGAATTTAGGACACAGCAAATGCTAGAAATGcagagaaaaaagttaatttctGTGGTTACAAAATCTGGGACAGACACAGACCCAACAGTTTCACCATTAAGGGCTCCACCTAGTGGTTGTCCTAGTAAACAGCATGTATTTCCAGATCCATTAACATGTGTTGAGGGTGACAGCAGCATGAATGCTGAAAGTAaagaggatgaagaagaagagCTTACTCACAGGgaattaattaaaaaagaaatgctAGATAGAGctagaaaattaaaattaaaaatacatgatcAGTTGATGAAGATATTTAAGATGCTTCCACCTTTTAATAAAAGTTTGGATGCCGTGGAATTGATTACGATATTTGAAGATTTCACGGACCGTTTTAATTTGTCTCAATTACAGAAAAACACTGTGCTCCGTTTGTGGTTACCTAGTCACATGAGTAAACGTTTAGAACCAAGTGTTATTTTGTCAGCTGGAGGTGACGAAAGACACCACACTGAGGACGATAGACTAAGACAGTTATTAAAGTTCATGACAGGAGATGAAGTTCCAAATTTGGATTTGTTAGAGTCATTAAAGGCTACTCTTGAAACTGATCCTTTTGAATTCAAACAGAAATTCTTAAAGATATATAACATGTTGTTTACAGTAGAGGAGGAGTCAGATTTAGCTTTAAGAAAAGCTTTTGTTAAGAAATTTCAGTATTTGGATCCCATCTCAGCTACTATCGCGGTAGAAAAAGAGAATCTGAATCAAATAGCTGCGTTCATTGACAAAATTCGCAGGCAGATCAGAACTAAGAATATCAAAGCTAAAATTTCTGCTAATAAAAATGTTGAAATGCAGGGAGGAGACTTGGGTAAGGTTTCTTTTACAAAACCAGctgatgctgccccctgcaggaatgagAAGGAGAAGCAGTCATACCAAAGATCTCCAATGGTTTGTTATTATTGCAATAAGCCTGGACACACTAAATGGAAATGTTTTAGATTTTTGAATGATGTGCAAATGCGGAAGAACTTTGGCAAAGAAAatggattggtcaattttcaatccAAACCTTCTGCTCCTGCTGCAGAGGTAGAAGTTCAGGCATCTTCACCATATGCACCTCTGAAACAGTTACATGAGATCAAGATTAGCTATGATGGTAATGATGATAATGACAGGTTTCAGTCAGTGGGACTGTTAAAAACTCCGTGA